Genomic window (Flavobacterium oreochromis):
CCTTCAGGAGAAGGTTTCATACTTACTAAGCCTACAGCTGTTAGTATACTGTCAAAAGAGAAGACTAAGTTTAAAGCAGCAATTTGAAAAATAGCAGCAGATAAGCTATTACTTGCTTTTCCAGTTTCTCCATCTTCTTCCCCTTCTAATTTGTGATGTATTTCAGATACTGATTTGTATAATAAAAACAATCCTCCTCCAAAAATAATAAGGCTTTGTCCTGTTATACCTGCTTGAAACCATCCCCAATCAAAATGAAATAATACTTCTTGTAAGCTTAAAACCCATGTAATACCAAATAATAAAACAATGCGAAAAGCCATCGCTAATAATAAACCAATTCTGCGCGCTTTAGGTTGTTCTTCTTCTTTTAATTTTCCGGATACAATTGATAAGAATACAATGTTATCAATTCCTAAAATAATTTCTAAAAATGTTAAAGTTAATAATGCTATCCAAGCATCTGGGTTAAATAATATTTCCATTTTGTCTGTTTGAATTTACAATCATTATACGTGACTATTTTGTTTTTGTTACAAAACCTTTTTGTTTTTTTGATTCTCCTACAAAACAATATTCAAAAAAATATCCTTTCTGATTAGTGCTCAGTATTTTAATTTGAATTGCTTTTTTTTCTTCTAGATTTTTAGGATTTACTTTTTGAAGTATATATTCACAATCATTTATCCATCTTACCTTAGCTGTATCTGTTTTTCCTTCAAAAGTTTCTATTTGTAAAGAATCATTACGAGTAAAAGTAGAAGAATGTTTAATGCCTTCAATTTTTTGGTTAAATCTAAAAGTTCCTGTTTTAAAATCATTACAATTGCGTTCTACATTATAGCAAGAAGCAAAAGTAAAAGTTAATAGTATCATGAAATATTTTAACATTTTAATGCTAGTTTAAGAGGTTTGTGAAATATTTTTATTCGAAAATTTGAGAGTATTATATTCTTTTGATTGGTTTTTAGCAATAGATAAATTATCCCAATCTCCATTTTTTAGCATTTTGGCATAAAATACAATTTGCCCAATATGATAAGGATAATGCGCTAACTGACGATTCATAGCATCTATGATTGTATGTTCTTCGTTACGGATATAAATTATTTGATTTAAATTTTCAGAGTTTAAAGAGTTAATAGCATTAAAATAGCATTTCCAGCCTTTTTCCCATAAAATTAAAAGTTCTTCTTTGGTAGCAATTTTGTTTTCAAATTCATCATCACGATTTCTCCATTCTTTTTCTCCATCAGAAGTAAGAAAATCAGTCCAACGTGATATCATGTTACCAGCTATATGTTTTATTATTATGGCAATTGAATTAGTGTCTTCATTAGATGTAATGAATAACTGTTGTGGTTCTAATTGTTCTATAGCTTTATCCGCAATAGTTTTGTAATAGAGCATTTGCTTTTTTATGCTTCCTAAATAAGAATTCGTTATTTCCATTAATATCTTTTACTTCTTGGTTAGTTATATAATCTTTTCTTATTTAAAATAGTAGATTTAATCTACATTTTTAAGCCGTTTATTGAAAATTTCTAAAATAAATTTATTGTAAATAAAGAAGCTAATTAATGTTCTTATCTTCATCAAATAGACTTTTCATTATAGTTTGAATTCCTTTAAATATGAGATATATCGAAAGAAAACATAGGATAATACCTAAGCCTAAAACAGGTATGTAAAAAGGGTGAGTTTGATTTTTAAATGAGCTAAAAATCACAGAAGGACCTATAAGCATAAGAGGTAAGGCCATTACTAATGTTTTTATTCCTTTTAGTAAAATATCTTTATTTGTTGACATTTTTTATGATTTATTTTTGAGTATTAGTAGTTAATTTACTTTTTGTAATTTAAAATAGCCTCTCTAACATTACCGTATTTTTTTAAAAGTTTTTCAGCCTCTTCATAATTTATTGTGATTTCGCTCATTATCATTCGTATTCCACGATCAATTAGTTTTATATTGCTAAGTTGCATATCTACCATTTTATTTCCTTTTACATGACCTAATTGTATCATCGTAGTGGTTGAAATCATGTT
Coding sequences:
- a CDS encoding TerC family protein, translating into MEILFNPDAWIALLTLTFLEIILGIDNIVFLSIVSGKLKEEEQPKARRIGLLLAMAFRIVLLFGITWVLSLQEVLFHFDWGWFQAGITGQSLIIFGGGLFLLYKSVSEIHHKLEGEEDGETGKASNSLSAAIFQIAALNLVFSFDSILTAVGLVSMKPSPEGFGYEGALVIMILSIIISIVIMMIFAGPVSKFVNNHPTIQILGLSFLILIGVMLLAEGGHLAHMAFFGGTEVHSIPKGYLYFSIFFSLFVEFLNLRMKKSKNPVKLHNNKIADAKLEDQDFTN
- a CDS encoding DNA topoisomerase IV — translated: MLKYFMILLTFTFASCYNVERNCNDFKTGTFRFNQKIEGIKHSSTFTRNDSLQIETFEGKTDTAKVRWINDCEYILQKVNPKNLEEKKAIQIKILSTNQKGYFFEYCFVGESKKQKGFVTKTK
- a CDS encoding DUF1572 family protein, whose amino-acid sequence is MEITNSYLGSIKKQMLYYKTIADKAIEQLEPQQLFITSNEDTNSIAIIIKHIAGNMISRWTDFLTSDGEKEWRNRDDEFENKIATKEELLILWEKGWKCYFNAINSLNSENLNQIIYIRNEEHTIIDAMNRQLAHYPYHIGQIVFYAKMLKNGDWDNLSIAKNQSKEYNTLKFSNKNISQTS
- a CDS encoding DUF6095 family protein — protein: MSTNKDILLKGIKTLVMALPLMLIGPSVIFSSFKNQTHPFYIPVLGLGIILCFLSIYLIFKGIQTIMKSLFDEDKNIN